In the Dama dama isolate Ldn47 chromosome 13, ASM3311817v1, whole genome shotgun sequence genome, one interval contains:
- the LOC133068057 gene encoding WAS/WASL-interacting protein family member 2-like: MCKRKTTPPSGLVSVLLDLPRDRYPRPTPEGDHFAWSPSIGDGIVPETCWAPPPPDASCAPGSCGPDEGGGRGGRGWSVFKEDTFRLIPCLQGPPVDDELMPRCLPLTSVLCRSPPQPILVKRRSVNVFPNRLVDHVPLTPLITCLTLLVYSSTALRTSPVRRALGAPAPPPVKPIYIRCLPSSPSVSPPTHRFVVSSGPLNSTSSKACPSKRRVPASPRLGSPVPAPPDLVACLGAAPGPVSLHTSSHPCRSQEPPPSTENQTAGAQAAPDRERLDGGGGGAPLEQHAFRRVTRRLAPTPSCDTAAWIGPKPSSGILRGPGPRTRHPSTL; encoded by the exons ATGTGCAAAAGGAAGACGACACCCCCTTCTGGGCTGGTCTCCGTCCTCCTGGACCTGCCGCGAGACAGATACCCGAGACCGACTCCTGAAGGCGACCACTTCGCCTGGTCCCCGAGCATCGGCGACGGAATCGT GCCTGAGACCTGTTGGGCGCCCCCTCCGCCTGACGCCAGCTGTGCCCCGGGCAGCTGCGGGCCGGAcgagggcggggggaggggggggcgggggt GGTCTGTCTTCAAGGAGGACACCTTCCGTCTGATTCCCTGCCTCCAAGGACCACCTGTGGATGACGAGCTGATGCCCAGGTGCTTGCCGCTCACCTCCGTCTTATGCCGCTCACCTCCTCAACCCATCCTGGTG AAGAGGCGGTCAGTTAACGTTTTTCCAAACAGGTTGGTCGACCACGTCCCCCTCACCCCTCTCATCACCTGTCTCACGCTTCTCGTTTATTCTTCCACAGCGCTCCGGACAAGCCCAGTCCGCAGGGCTCTTGGTGCACCAG CCCCGCCTCCTGTAAAGCCTATCTACATACGTTGTCTTCCTTCCTCACCTTCCGTTTCCCCTCCAACCCACCGCTTCGTGGTCTCCTCTGGGCCGTTGAACTCCACCAGCTCTAAG GCCTGCCCGTCCAAGCGCCGTGTCCCCGCGAGTCCCAGGCTCggctcccccgtccccgcccCCCCGGACCTTGTGGCCTGTCTGGGGGCTGCTCCCGGGCCTGTCTCTCTTCACACCTCTTCCCATCCTTGCCGCTCCCAAGAGCCACCTCCCTCCACCGAAAACCAGACGGCAG GAGCCCAGGCGGCCCCGGATCGTGAACGCCTGGacggaggaggtggaggagctcCCCTGGAGCAGCACGCCTTCCGGAGGGTCACCCGACGTCTCGCGCCTACCCCGAGCTGCGACACTGCTGCCTGGATTGGG CCGAAGCCATCATCTGGAATCCTCCGCGGTCCAGGACCTCGAACCCGCCACCCCAGCACCCTCTAG